The Nitrospiria bacterium genomic interval CAGCTCCGCCATTCCGCCTGTGCCGATTCTTTCCAGAAGGGTATATTTCCCAAAAGGGGTAGCTTTCATTTTAGGTTTGCCCTGAGTGATTTTCTTTAATTCCAAATAGTTTTCGGGCATTGTTTGATGTTGTCCTTGAAATTTCTTCCAGAGTCATTCCCTTTAAATCTGCAATTTTCTCAGCCACAGACCGGACATAAACCGGTTCATTCCGTTTTCCCCTAAAGGGAACTGGAGCTAAAAAAGGACAATCGGTCTCGATCAGTAGTTTATCGGCAGGAATATTGCGGGCCACCTGCTGAACTTCAATTGCTTTGGAAAAGGTCACAATTCCCGAGAAAGAGATAAGAAATCCCAATTCCATTCCCCGGGTTGCCATATCCTGATCTCCTGTAAAACAATGGAGGACACCCCCAACCTCAAACGCTTTTTCTTCCTCTAGAATGAGGAGGGTTTCTTCTTTTGCATCCCGACTGTGGATGACGAGAGGGAGTTTTCGTGATCTTGCTAACCGGATTTGTTCTCGGAACCACCGGATTTGCTGGTCAGGTGATGAATGCTTGTAATAATAATCCAAACCGGTTTCCCCGATGGCCACTACCTTTGAATGGTCGCATAACCGGGAACCTTCCAGAAAGTTTTCTGAGTCCAAGTTTTTTACCTCGTGTGGGTGAACTCCCACCGAGGCATAGACTCCCGGGAACCGATTTGCCAGAGAGACGGCTTGTTGACTGGAATGAAAAT includes:
- a CDS encoding TatD family hydrolase gives rise to the protein MLIDSHCHLDSEKFELDLEQVIQRAQEKGVTQFVTIGTDFHSSQQAVSLANRFPGVYASVGVHPHEVKNLDSENFLEGSRLCDHSKVVAIGETGLDYYYKHSSPDQQIRWFREQIRLARSRKLPLVIHSRDAKEETLLILEEEKAFEVGGVLHCFTGDQDMATRGMELGFLISFSGIVTFSKAIEVQQVARNIPADKLLIETDCPFLAPVPFRGKRNEPVYVRSVAEKIADLKGMTLEEISRTTSNNARKLFGIKENHSGQT